The Gossypium raimondii isolate GPD5lz chromosome 2, ASM2569854v1, whole genome shotgun sequence genome segment TTCTGTTGTACATGTTTTTTTACATGCATACACTtgtatatgtatgttaaatatatgcatacacatttttcaaatttacttgtatattgtgcttgtgtttacatattttgtaagtacatgtatatatatattttaaattaacatatttgtttcatattgtacattaattttaacataccctttggaaaataaatcttggttttttttcgatataccaaaatcatttttttcttgatttaaaggtttttttttgaataaaagcattatttgagggaaattgagccctaacgtattgggttctgattttctttgttaatcttaaatgaccgagaatattctttattcaaaatgcatgagcataaaaatcatttttgggaacttaacttgttgtgtcctaacgtattgggtgtggcctgttactttctcgaaatgaagattttcgcataaaataaaagtgatattcaaagttcggggattatgaggaatcgtaccctaacgtattgggactcgatttctttacatgacttgaacaattggttatccttttgcaaatttcatcattcaagcttattttaaaattttttttaactttcgacactaagatatcaaataatcaatttggtaccaattttgggcgttacgagggtgctaacccttcctcgtgcgtaactgactcccggactcgttttctcaaaattcgtaggccaaaatattttttaaggtgggccgatcacaccttaataaaaggatcggtggcgactccagttttatttttaaaagtcgacaactaatttttttttgttttcgaaaaacggtttcgacaaaaTTGATTTAAGgataatcaaattttgaaataacctataaaaaaataatttaaactaaataatatatattaaaaggcaatttaaactaaataatgtatatatatattaaaataggtGCTATAtacaaaagcttaaaatatgtaaataaagtaataaaaatgaaaatgaaaatagtttaaaatataaaatgtattaaaacaatttaaataaaggttaaaaatcgAATTGAAACTACAACAAAAGATGgggtataaataataataacgaaAAGAGGCCAAAGACCATGCTGTAACACATGTATTACATGGGGGGCCCGATTGGGAAATATCTCGCTTCCCCAAAACGCGGCGTTGCAAACTGGATCAAatcgaaacaaaaatgaaataaaagattaaatttaaaaaggaaacaaaataaaaaggtatCGAATTGCAATACTGTTACAAAGTGGGGGGGTCATGGTTGCAAATAACCCTCCCCTGCCAAAACACGCGGGCAGCATTTGGATCGGGTCATCGGCATAAGTTTATCTGACCGCTTTAGAGCCACCGACAGTGCTCTAAATAAAGGTCGTTTTCCCCACTTTAAATAGCCTCTTCTTTTAACCCTAAAACTAGATACCAGAGGACTCACCCCCTTTCTCCTTGCGCCGTTCTTAAAAGTTGAAGACGTTCAAACGACCTTCGACCCTAGCCTGTTCTCCGATGGCGACGAAGAGGGCTAAGATCGCGTTACCAGGTACGTCCCTCCCTTCATTTCTATTGTTTCTCTTTTAAACAACGATTGATGAACctaaaaaactagaaaaagaaaGCAACGAAAAGAATCAAGTAACCAGcgaagaaaatagaaaagaacaaaaacccCGAAAATCACCtttctttgttttgatttttctgTATTCTCAATTTTTTCTCTATTGAAATGCGTATCTCCTTCATTTACAAATTGAAAaatggcttttatatagccgaatcgaaaaaaagaaaaaggaaaaaaacatttCTCTCtgctatttctatttttctccttttcctAATTTTTGCTAGTATTTGTTGTCGATTTCTGCTCTTTTTTGTTGCGTTCTGTCTGCCTCTGTTTGTTGCAGGTACAATGCTGGTGTTGCAGTGTGCGTGGCAGATGTGGAGGGTACGGAGGCACATGTGAGAGGAGCGTGCTGGCTGCTGCACTAAAAATTTCTGGAAACCCTAGGAGTTTTCCATTTCTAATTTGGGTTTTCTGGtgttgggccatttgggccgAGTTGATTTTGGGCTTAGTGTCTGGGCTAGGTTAATTGGGTTTAGTGGTTATGTTAAAACGGTTTTGGCCACGTTGGGCCCATGTATTTAGACTGTggacatttaattatttttttagtttttttctgcTTATTCTGAATGGgccccgggcaaattgggctaTTACACTTGGGTGAAAAAGTGAAAGGAGAAATGGAGAAGGTGATGAAGTTAATGTGAGATTGGACATTTGAAATGATTCTCCCAGTCCCATTGGGCTTTGCTATTCATGGTTGGATTTTGCAGGCAACTAAATCCAGTGTGTGttctaactaaaattcaactctcattatacaaaaaaaaaaaaaaaagggtcctTTTAGCGGTTTCAactaatatatgattttttaagttCATTCTTCATCTTCCGTTTTCCAAAGTTACAAATATGATTAGAGGTATAAGTgcaattcataaatatatatcattataaattaatatttgaaatgctttttaatttttatttgaataggattgtgattaaaattttattagaaatcaATATGGCGTATCACCAAATTGATTTacgataatattttatatttagagttttaattttgcatttgtatttgaaaaatattctataattaatCCTTAAAACATTACTATTTTCCTTGtctaattaagtaaatattatatagttTAGATTTTACCCCTAGCTTAGCTTGAAAGATGGAAAATGGAAGTATAGACAGCAAAATCCATGGTGAAGTGATAGAAACAGTTTCGTCCTTTTAACACaagagaaaagaacaaaaaaaaaaaagcctccgtaaaaataaaaaaaaataataataatagccaAACCTCTGATTTCCTTTTCTCTATTTCAGATCCTCCCAGATGCTCAAATCCTCTTCTCACCTCAACTACTTTCTCAATTTCCCTTTTTGCCCTTCCAACCACCACCACCGTCATCGCTACCGTCGTCGTCGTCGCAGATTTCTATGTATAACCAAGCCCTTTTCATATTAGGTTTTTCTGGTTCGGACCTCATCCTCGGCGCCGGCTAATTTTAAGTGGAGTACAATAGAATAAAAGTTATTGGGTAAGAAATGCTGGTTTCTGGTTCTCTAGGGTTCGACGTCGTCGTTTTGGTGTCCCTTCTTGTTGTCTTTTTGATAATCCGGCATAAATTGAGGAATGCGGCGGCGAGGAAAGAGGAAGTTACGAGGTTACTCGAGATGGTCTCTCATGAAACCGCCTATGTGGAAGCTCAGGCCACCGTGGAGTACGGTTACTATCCCAAGTTCCAGTGTGCTGTTTGCTTTGCCCCTACCACCACCCGCTGTTCTCAGTGCAAATCTGTTCGTTACTGGTTCGTTTCTATTTTCCCCCTCTTATagatagatttaatttttttttacctaatttgTGCAAATAGAAATGTAAATTTGGGGGGTTTTCTTTATGGTGGTTGTTAGAGTGTAGGAGCAACTGAATTAGTTTTGAGAATTTATTGTTAAGAGTCATTGCAGCTGTTGAAGATGAATTGAATGGTGAAGATAAAAAGTTACTTCGGCTTTGAAGGGGGAATAGTGGGATAAATATTTCAAGGGAGATGTTTAAAGCCTTGAATTTTGATGGAAAATGATTGGGTTTTCACACTGTAGTTGTCTTCTTCTAAGCTTTATTGTCAGGAGTGGTACTTGGTTTTAGTGAAGTTTTGGTCTTCAGCCTCTCAATAAGTTCTTATGGGGCTATGATTGTATGTTCGTGTTCTTAGAAAATTGATTGTTCTGTTAACTAACATTTTGGGAAAAGATCAAGCTGAATACAATTTCCCAAGAAATGgtcattataattttatttcatttatgaCCCGGATATTGTTGTGGTGACATTCTATGTTCATGGTGTTGTTTATTGGGATTGTTTTATGGAGAAAGTGGAGCTCTCTAAACCTGGTGTTTAGATAACCTGGTGAGAAATGAAATTCTACCTTTCCCAGGATGTACATTTTGTAGATTCATCTCAGAAATGTACATTGAATGATGTTGTCAGCCGCCACTTCTGGGCTATTTATTAGAATGCTATTTTTTGTCCTTATACTTAATCTGTGCTTGCTGATTGGGTTCTCTGGTAAATAGTAGCCTTCATTGCCCTTATATGCATATCTATTTCAACtttgcataataaaattttatcacataGCTCCATGATAGGAGTGCCATACAATTTAAAGACGTAGAAGAGAAAGCCTGGAAGTCATTTTTGgtttatcttaattaaatttccattcAACTAGTGGTTGGTGATATGAATCTTTTTGCTCTTCGTAATCAAAATTTCTTCTTCCATTCTCTTTAGAGGTTTTGGCTATGCTTTGTTGTGTTGTggtaaatattttgtttaacaaaTAGCTCATGTTTAGATTGCCACACCCTTCTCTTTGTGCAGGCGTTGTGTGTCATGGTGGCTTGAAAAGTAAGATTATAttgtttttcattcttttcttggatttatttgcaaaataaaatagaagataCGTGCCTTTTCTAGTGGTTGGCTATATAAATCCCTTTgcttttcttaataaaaatttcttcTACTACTCTTTCTAAAGGTTTTGGCTGTGGTgtgttaatattttgtatataatttgtttacaaCTTATAGCTCATGTTTAGAACATTTCTCTTTTACAAGTGGGAGGTGAGTGGTGGCGTAAATCATGGTGGCTTGAAAGAAAGATTACATTGTCATTTTTTTCTCAGATTGCTTTGCAACATAAAATAGAAGATGTGTGCCTTTTCTTGTAAATGTCTAATTGCATTGGATAGCCAGCTATGTTTTTCGTGCTATTTTCATCATTTGGTATTGACTTCTTTGTTATCCTCGTATAGTTCTGGCAAGTGTCAAATAGTTCACTGGAGACAAGGCCACAAAGATGAATGTCACCCTGCAACTGATTTTGCGGCTAAAAAACAGTCTGGAATTCAGAGCTATGGTTCTGAGGTGGAAAGTGCATTTAAGAAATCTTCCAACCCTTCATCAGTGGTTGAAAATGGTGATGGTAATCTTAAGCCTCGTGCAGATGCCATAGCAACACATAGTGCTTTTGCTCCATCCAGTTCCTCATCATTAGCTGGTGTGAGCCCATCTTGTACCAGTAGTGAGTCATTGGTTGATGTTTCTCCCAGCAGGACTCTTATGTCTGGCCATAATGACAAGTTAGGTAGGCAGCTTTCTGATGATATCGCCAATGGTATACCTAAAAGCAGGGCATCTGCTAAGAACATGAAAGAAGCTATCTCACCTTCATCAGAGTCTAATAATCTgagtaaattaaataagaagAAATCCAGTCATGAAGAAGTTGAATTCAGAAGGCAGTTGACTAAGAGCAATAATCTCATGCATGATGGTGCCCATCCTACAAAAGCTGCCTATAACAAGTCAACCGGTGCTGTTTCATCTGAATTCTTAGTTACTGATGCATCCAAGAAAAGTAACTTGACATCTCTGAGCTCTTCGAGGCCTAGAACTGTAATTAGTGATAGAGAAGATGACCTGCTACTTCATGAAAGTAAACACTTCACAACTTCCTCATGTAGTACTTCTGGTAATCATTCATCTTCTGCTGCTGGAGGGCATTCTGTTCACAGTTCCAACTCGGGCTTGCCTGCAAAAAGTAATGCTGCCCCTACCTTGCCACAGACTACAAGTAATGGCTTGAGAATGTCCTTGCGGAAGGTTGTACAGCAGATTAAAACCTCCAAACAGTCTAAATCCCATCTTTTTGGTTTTGGTAATGAGGGTGACAAAAAACACAATTACAAGGTAGTTTTCAATTGACAATGTGTTTTTTTTGTTGATGCTCTCATAGTATTGTTATGCATATTCTGACATTTGAACAATTTTTGTTGTGACTTAACAGATAATCTTTCCATATGAACTATTCATGGAACTGTACTCTTATGATGCAGTGGAACTATGTCCATTTGGACTTAATAATTGTGGAAACAGGTAATCTTCGTACTTAAACTTATTTTAGCTCACAAAATAATGGTTTCAATTAGTTTGCATTACTGGTGCTAATATGGTATGCTGGAACTTGTGCATATCTCTTCACCTCTTCACCCTCGAAATAATTACCtatgtttgaattattattatctcCTCTACTATGATTAATAAGGTGTGCTTTTGAGTTGCtgatttatatttttcctttgaaaTTTTCTGCAGTTGTTATGCTAATGCTGTCCTTCAGTGTTTGGCTTTTACTCGGCCACTTACCTCATACCTTGTCAAAGGACTCCACTCCAAAGCATGCAAGTTTCTGGTCAtgactttttcatgatttcgcTCCTTGTTCATGCCACTCCTTTAATATGAGGTTTATTATTAATGCGCAGGTCGAAAAAAGGAGTGGTGCTTCATCTGTGAGtttgaatgtttaattttgaaGGCAAAAGAAGGGGAGTCCCCTTTGTCCCCAATCCGGATATTatccaaaatacaaaaaattggAAGCAATCTTGGTCCTGGGAAGGAAGAGGACGCCCATGAATTTTTGAGGTGAACCAACCGTTaaaactattttctttttgtatgcTACTTTGGTATAAGCATCTCAACTGGGAATTAGACTTCACATCAGTGAGATGACAGGTATGCAGTTGATGCAATGCAATCTGTTTGCCTCAAGGAAGCAAGGGCTGCAGGTCCACTGGCTGAAGAGACAAGTCTAATCGGACTAACTTTTGGAGGTTACCTTCATTCGAAGGTtcttttttc includes the following:
- the LOC105787831 gene encoding ubiquitin carboxyl-terminal hydrolase 17, producing MLVSGSLGFDVVVLVSLLVVFLIIRHKLRNAAARKEEVTRLLEMVSHETAYVEAQATVEYGYYPKFQCAVCFAPTTTRCSQCKSVRYCSGKCQIVHWRQGHKDECHPATDFAAKKQSGIQSYGSEVESAFKKSSNPSSVVENGDGNLKPRADAIATHSAFAPSSSSSLAGVSPSCTSSESLVDVSPSRTLMSGHNDKLGRQLSDDIANGIPKSRASAKNMKEAISPSSESNNLSKLNKKKSSHEEVEFRRQLTKSNNLMHDGAHPTKAAYNKSTGAVSSEFLVTDASKKSNLTSLSSSRPRTVISDREDDLLLHESKHFTTSSCSTSGNHSSSAAGGHSVHSSNSGLPAKSNAAPTLPQTTSNGLRMSLRKVVQQIKTSKQSKSHLFGFGNEGDKKHNYKIIFPYELFMELYSYDAVELCPFGLNNCGNSCYANAVLQCLAFTRPLTSYLVKGLHSKACRKKEWCFICEFECLILKAKEGESPLSPIRILSKIQKIGSNLGPGKEEDAHEFLRYAVDAMQSVCLKEARAAGPLAEETSLIGLTFGGYLHSKIKCMKCLGKSERYERMMDLTVEIDGDIGSLEEALAQFTAREILDGENKYHCIRCKSYVKARKKLTVLESPNILTIVLKRFQSGNFGKLNKSVQFPEVLDLAPYMSGSSSKAVIYNLYAVVVHLDVMDTAFSGHYVCYVKSFRGEWFRIDDSTVIPVSLERVLLERAYMLLYARRSPMAPALVRKNLDSHSFKHRNLEAVPCSQNTSKSRSDSNFSKLNPSISQRKHKYHPPMQRIPSADSSSESSSIFSGSDASSCSTTSTKGSSRSEDFSDYLFGETGPEWYNQNGISSETAASSSYHGFDTDSGAEMDGHARSLTFLYTDSIRQHWNSNGRASDFEQGGWSNPYDVRSSGISYRRASVDGSTQTFY